A DNA window from Zingiber officinale cultivar Zhangliang chromosome 3A, Zo_v1.1, whole genome shotgun sequence contains the following coding sequences:
- the LOC122052405 gene encoding integrator complex subunit 3-like — translation MRQITGGDFSESNLWLSVEVLKILSNNWDWLVEEPIVLSSALYVYLRLLADHFRLGGSFKLEELKRMEIDFCVKALREHFQLSMHIGRDLVRILQDVTYIPEFKDIWKDLLFDPKSFQVSEFSSLSNLYWRRTPSHFFLLRISPQMESQLRFLLTFVKWGSQKRYQTWFVKKHLYWPGSESMISDIVRFICCVHHPSNEIIHSNVISRWAVIGWLLKSCRRNYYEANAKLALFYDWLFFDEKIDNIMNIEPAMLLMRDACWECFSIY, via the exons ATGAGGCAGATTACTGGAGGGGATTTCAGCGAGTCCAATTTGTGGTTGAGTGTCGAGGTTCTTAAAATATTGTCTAACAATTGGGATTGGTTGGTGGAGGAGCCTATAGTCCTCTCAAGTGCATTGTATGTCTATCTCAGGTTGTTAGCAGATCATTTTAGGTTAGGAGGAAGCTTCAAGTTGGAAGAGCTGAAGAGGATGGAGATTGACTTTTGTGTCAAGGCGTTGAGAGAACACTTTCAGTTGTCTATGCATATTGGTAGAGATCTTGTCCGTATTCTACAAGATGTGACCTATATTCCTGAGTTCAAGGACATTTGGAAGGATCTGCTGTTTGATCCTAAAAGTTTCCAGGTTTCAGAATTTTCCAGTCTGTCCAACCTTTATTGGAGAAGAACACCATCACACTTTTTCTTGCTGAGGATCAGTCCCCAAATGGAAAGCCAATTGAGGTTTTTGCTCACCTTTGTGAAATGGGGGAGCCAGAAAAGGTACCAAACATGGTTTGTCAAGAAGCACTTATATTGGCCTGGTAGTGAGTCTATGATAAGTGACATAGTTCGCTTCATATGTTGTGTCCACCATCCTTCGAATGAGATAATTCATTCTAATGTCATATCGAGGTGGGCAGTCATTGGTTGGCTTCTGAAGTCTTGCAGGAGGAATTATTATGAGGCAAATGCAAAGCTTGCTTTGTTTTATGACTGGTTGTTTTTTGATGAAAAGATTGACAATATCATGAACATTGAACCTGCAATGCTTTTGATG AGAGATGCTTGCTGGGAGTGTTTCAGCATCTATTAA